In the Plasmodium chabaudi chabaudi strain AS genome assembly, chromosome: 13 genome, one interval contains:
- a CDS encoding fam-a protein, whose protein sequence is MNKGYIKIALALLSVASYMQNIAFARDIIPNDNFPNKDNVPLPADPKEAKQAADVMADALAIAQKHAQHSEDYKLYSKEDDGAILYFKTVNNTEIGKLDLIIPNPDSYDDVVSMLWDPNGAKNFDDTFIEGNIPQVYNENLVIIQQRYKSAIGSWQRYYHAIANKVELSKDETAILLVSSDMNDHDGYCDRKYVNPIVESANSFKPDINSQEDIRKGHLSKMYVNLVAFFIKKEADSVKLTYVSSIDPNVPWYVPGVAVKKALVKKFINMIKLREIFKKA, encoded by the exons atgaataaaggATATATTAAGATTGCTTTGGCACTTTTAAGTGTCGCAAGCtatatgcaaaatataGCATTTGCCCGTGATATTATTCCAAACGACAATTt TccaaataaagataatgtCCCATTACCTGCTGACCCTAAAGAAGCTAAACAAGCAGCAGATGTTATGGCCGACGCTTTAGCTATTGCACAAAAGCATGCCCAACATTCAGaagattataaattatattctaAGGAAGATGATGGAGCAATCCTATATTTTAAGACGGTCAATAATACTGAAATTGGAAAGCTTGATCTTATAATCCCCAACCCTGATAGC taTGATGATGTAGTAAGCATGCTATGGGATCCCAATGGCGCAAAGAATTTCGATGATACATTCATTGAag gaAACATTCCTCAAGTATACAATGAAAATTTAGTAATTATACAACAACGTTACAAAAGTGCTATTGGATCATGGCAAAGATATTATCATGCAATAGCCAACAAAGTTGAA ttATCAAAGGACGAAACCGCAATACTCTTAGTCTCATCAGATATGAATGACCATGATGGTTATTGCGAtagaaaatatgtaaatccTATCGTAGAAAGTGCTAACTCATTCAAACCTGATATTAACTCTCAAGAAGATATTAGAAAAGGACATTTATCCAAAATGTATGTTAACTTAGTAGCttttttcatcaaaaaAGAAGCCGATAGTGTTAAACTTACCTATGTCAGCTCG ATTGATCCAAATGTTCCATGGTATGTCCCAGGAGTCGCTGTTAAAAAAGCTTTAgtcaaaaaatttataaatatgatcaAATTAAGAGagatttttaaaaaggcataa
- a CDS encoding fam-a protein — protein sequence MQSITFAFGSISNINSSNKKVKQQLSINTKESKQAKDVMAEALVFAYKYVQNTNDYKLYLKDDEGATLYFKRVNNTDIAKLELIIPNPDSYDGIINMLWNPNGEKNFDSSFIKGSFSRIYNKNLVIVQRRYKNSLGSGQIYYHALANKVEASKDKTIIVLTSSDMNDHDGATFKKYAYPIVEYVNPIVEYVNSFTPHIDSEDDIRNRHISKMYVNLVAFFIKKEVDSVKVTYISSIDYNASSYVSQYAVKNTTIKKILNIIKLRDIFKKE from the exons ATGCAAAGTATAACATTTGCATTCGGCTCTATTTCAAACATCAATTC ctcaaataaaaaagttaaacAACAATTATCTATCAACACTAAAGAATCTAAACAAGCAAAAGATGTTATGGCCGAAGCTTTAGtttttgcatataaatatgtgcaAAATACAAATGATTACAAATTATATCTTAAGGACGATGAAGGAGCAACcctatattttaaaagagTAAATAATACTGATATTGCAAAGCTTGAGCTCATAATCCCAAACCCTGATAGT taTGATGGTATAATAAACATGTTATGGAATCCCAATGGTGAAAAGAACTTCGATAGTTCATTCATTAAag gaAGCTTTTCTCgaatatacaataaaaatttagtaATTGTACAACGCCGTTACAAAAATAGTCTAGGATCAGGACAAATATACTATCATGCATTAGCCAACAAAGTTGAA gCATCAAAAGACAAAACTATAATAGTCTTGACTTCATCAGATATGAATGACCATGATGGTGCAacctttaaaaaatatgcatatccTATCGTAGAATATGTAAATCCTATTGTAGAATATGTAAATTCATTCACGCCTCATATTGATTCTGAAGACGATATTAGAAATAGGCATATATCCAAAATGTATGTTAACTTAGTAGCATTTTTCATCAAAAAGGAAGTCGATAGCGTTAAAGTTACCTATATCAGCTCT ATTGATTATAATGCTTCTTCCTATGTCTCACAATACGCTGTTAAAAACACTAccatcaaaaaaattttaaatattataaaattaagggacatttttaaaaaggaataa